In Anopheles bellator chromosome 2, idAnoBellAS_SP24_06.2, whole genome shotgun sequence, the genomic stretch CGGTGCGTGGGCTTACCGACAGATCAGTCCTGCCGTAGTGTAAGTGGAGAACCGGAAACTATCATAGAGTTGAGGTAATTCTGGTTCCAAAATGAGCCTCCACTAAAGCGGCAATGCATTTTCCAGCAAGCGAGTGTTCATTCTCGGACCGTCGCACCATGTGCGCCTCTCCAGCTGCGCCCTTTCTGCCGCCCAGTATTGCCGAACCCCACTGTACGATCTGAAGGTCGATCAAAGCATTAACGCCGAGCTCGAAGCGACCGGTCACTTTAAATGGATGGATCAGAAGACGGACGAAGATGAGCACAGTATCGAAATGCACCTTCCTTATGTGGCCAAAGTTATGGAAAAGTATGTGCTCTGTCGTTGTTGGTTGGCGGCCTTTCTAAGCGATTTCCGTGCCGTTCAGTTTCAGGGATCAGTTCACCATCGTGCCCGTGATGGTGGGCTCTATCAGCAACGAGTGGGAGGAAACGTACGGTAAAATCTTCGCCCCGTACTTGGCCGATCCGCAGAACCTCTTCGTCATTTCTTCCGACTTTTGCCACTGGGGTCAACGGTTTCGCTACAGCTACTACCCGGAAGGTTCCGGTCCGATCTACAAGTGGATCGAGACGCTGGATAAGATGGGGATGGATCTGATCGAAACACTTAACGCGGACAGCTTTAGTGAGTATCTACGAAAGTACAACAATACCATATGCGGTCGCCATCCGATCGGTGTGATGATGCAGTCCGTGGAAGAACTGAAACGCCGTGGTTACCGCATGAGCTTCAAATTCCTGAAGTACGACCAAAGCAATCAGTGCTGTGATAAGAAAGACTCCAGCGTTAGCTATGCCTCCGGATCGTTGATTTTTGAGTGAGCGTCCGTTCCTCCATAAGGAAGCGTTGAGGCGCAACTGCAGGTTTGCGCTCGCATAAATATAGTAGATTGTTTTCTCAGCGCTTTTCTTCATTATGCGTCCGGCTAAGGGAGGGAAACGGAGGGCTTCATTCACTTCGTGTTTCAAGAGTTCAATTTTTAGTGCATTCGAAGAACAAAGAGGAACAACACACAACTGATCAACGGTTTGGCGGAATATGaatcattattttttattcgtACATTTGTTCGAGCttaagatttatttttagataAACATAAGATTCTCATTTGATTTTGAATAAAGATGGTACtttgaaaaagaaactgaaaactCGTCGTTCTCGGAAAGCATGAGCATGAATGTTAGAGATCAAAACACGGAGTCGTTGAGACAACGTTTTCCAGCAATTATAGATCGCTAGGTTTTTTTCATACAAGCCTCACAAGATTGCGAAAGAGCTCAGCAAAAGAGAAGAAGACCACCAACAAATATTACATTCtagaggaaacaaaaattgatCTTGAATGAATTATACGAATTATGCACTtgatttggttggttggttggtacAGGAGAAAATTTAACTTGCAACAATAGGCAATATTGTCTACAAAAGTAACcaaattttacaaacaatTTTACAGACTCTTTCAAgatgcaaaaaaggaaaaatccccacaatttattcataatatttaaaatcaataGTTACATTATAATCTGATGctcggcgaaattgaaaataatattttgtattttgtcggaaaatatttcaaatgtcTGAATCAAACGCTACAAACGTCTTACGAggatatgttttgtttttatgtttagaAAAGTACACGTCACTGAAACTGTCAAACGTGTCGATTTGTTGTCGAGGAAGGTGGAGGAAAATTAGtttcttcgattttctcgTGGCAAGTGTACCGTTCTTTCGAAATGAAGATTCTCTTAAAACTAGCCGCACTGTTGGCCGTAgctttttgcctttttcaaTTCGTGAACAGCCAAACATCTAAAAATGCCCGAGGTGTAAG encodes the following:
- the LOC131208417 gene encoding protein MEMO1 codes for the protein MMYREAAHAGSWYTQSGAELNRQLSKWLDDADLTYGPARAIIAPHAGYRYCGACGAWAYRQISPAVVKRVFILGPSHHVRLSSCALSAAQYCRTPLYDLKVDQSINAELEATGHFKWMDQKTDEDEHSIEMHLPYVAKVMENFRDQFTIVPVMVGSISNEWEETYGKIFAPYLADPQNLFVISSDFCHWGQRFRYSYYPEGSGPIYKWIETLDKMGMDLIETLNADSFSEYLRKYNNTICGRHPIGVMMQSVEELKRRGYRMSFKFLKYDQSNQCCDKKDSSVSYASGSLIFE